The Deltaproteobacteria bacterium genome segment CAGCACCGGCACGCGCAGGGTCGAATACGGAAACGGCCCGCAGATGATCGTCCAGCAGCTCGCGACGATCACGACAACGGTGTCCTCGCCGAGCACCTTGAGCACATGGCGCATGGCGATCGGCGCGCCGCAGCCCTGACACGCCAGATGGCCCGACGTCATCAGCTCTCGATCCGGATACGTGAATTCGGCGGCGGTCATTGGTTCGTTCCTTTCACGGCATCGGCGTTCATGCCGGCATCAGGCCCTTGAAAACGACGTCATCGGCGGGTTGGTCGCGGCCCATCGCCTCGATCACCATTTCCTCGATCAGCTCCGGCGTGATGTCGCGCCCGCCGAGCCCCGCGACAAAACCGAAGACCGCCGGTCGCGTCGGCGCGTTGAGCAGCGCGCCGCGCAGCTCATCGGCGAAGATGCCGCCCTTGCCGAAGCTGATGTTGCGGTCGATCACCACCGCCTTCTTCGCATTCGCCAGCACGCGGCGCACGTCGTCCACGGGGAACGGACGGAAGAGGCGAATCTTGAGCAGACCCACCTTCTTTCCCTCGCGGCGGAGCTTGCGCGCGACGAGTCGCGCGGGGCTGGTCGTGGAACTGCTGGTCACGATCACGAGGTCGGCATCCTCGCAATCGACGGCCTCGACGCGCCCGTACGAGCGCCCGAGCAATTCGTTGTATTCCTGCCCCGCCTGCTCCACCACGCCGAGCGCCCGCCGATGCGCTTCGTGAATCTGCCAGCGCATCTCCATGTACACGTCGGGCGTCACAAGCGCGTTGAAGGCGTGCGGATCGCGCGTATCGAGCACCATGCGGTGCCGCGCCTCGGGCAGATAGCGATCGATCTGCGCGGCGTCGGGAATGTCCACCGGCTCGTAGGTGTGCGACAGGAAGAACGCGTCGTAGCACACCATCACCGGCAGCAGCACGTCCTCGGCGATGCGATACGCCTGGACCACCGTGTCGAGCACCTCCTGGTTGTCCTCGACGTAGATCTGAATCCAACCCGTGTCGCGTTGCGAGAGGCTGTCGGTCTGATCGCACCAGATGTTCCAGCCCGGCGCCATCGCGCGGTTGACGTTGACCATGACGA includes the following:
- the porA gene encoding pyruvate ferredoxin oxidoreductase produces the protein MKKVLMGNHAASWAVQLSRVQVISAYPITPQTHVVEELSEMCADGRLDAKFLKVESEHSAMAAVVASSSTGVRSFTASSSNGLALMHEMLHWAAGARLPIVMVNVNRAMAPGWNIWCDQTDSLSQRDTGWIQIYVEDNQEVLDTVVQAYRIAEDVLLPVMVCYDAFFLSHTYEPVDIPDAAQIDRYLPEARHRMVLDTRDPHAFNALVTPDVYMEMRWQIHEAHRRALGVVEQAGQEYNELLGRSYGRVEAVDCEDADLVIVTSSSTTSPARLVARKLRREGKKVGLLKIRLFRPFPVDDVRRVLANAKKAVVIDRNISFGKGGIFADELRGALLNAPTRPAVFGFVAGLGGRDITPELIEEMVIEAMGRDQPADDVVFKGLMPA